Proteins found in one Actinomycetota bacterium genomic segment:
- a CDS encoding ABC transporter permease subunit, producing the protein MSLLIGTVIAMSIALLTYRSAWASNLATRSTSLILTVPSFALYAVLLGVLGLGVLPPLVALTLYSLLPVVRNTVVGLNEVDDAVVESAKGMGMSRLQQLRRIELPLAWPVVLTGIRVSAKLLIGIAAIAAIVNGPGLGNLIMDALARVGTPIAIPEVIVGTLGIVLIAIIVDAGFAGLTKATTPRGMK; encoded by the coding sequence GTGTCCCTGCTGATCGGCACCGTCATCGCCATGTCGATCGCCCTGCTGACCTACCGCAGCGCCTGGGCCAGCAACCTGGCGACCCGCAGCACGAGCCTGATCCTGACCGTCCCGTCGTTCGCGCTGTACGCGGTGCTGCTCGGCGTGCTCGGCCTGGGGGTCCTGCCGCCGCTCGTCGCGTTGACCCTCTACAGCCTGCTGCCCGTCGTCCGCAACACCGTGGTGGGACTCAACGAGGTCGACGACGCGGTCGTGGAGTCCGCCAAGGGCATGGGCATGAGCCGCCTGCAGCAGCTGCGGCGTATCGAGCTGCCCCTGGCCTGGCCGGTCGTCCTGACGGGCATCCGGGTGTCGGCCAAGCTGCTCATCGGGATCGCCGCGATCGCCGCGATCGTCAACGGCCCCGGGCTGGGCAATCTCATCATGGACGCGCTCGCGCGGGTGGGAACCCCCATCGCGATTCCCGAGGTCATTGTCGGGACGCTGGGCATCGTGCTCATCGCGATCATCGTCGACGCCGGCTTCGCCGGTCTCACGAAGGCCACCACACCCAGGGGAATGAAATGA
- a CDS encoding betaine/proline/choline family ABC transporter ATP-binding protein (Members of the family are the ATP-binding subunit of ABC transporters for substrates such as betaine, L-proline or other amino acids, choline, carnitine, etc. The substrate specificity is best determined from the substrate-binding subunit, rather than this subunit, as it interacts with the permease subunit and not with substrate directly.) gives MSTTEAQEHSGQPRDDEAGEELIRLEELGKQYPDGTVAVEGLSMSIPRGDTVVLVGPSGCGKTTTLKMINRIIEPTSGRIFFEGEDVTQADPDDLRRRMGYVIQQIGLFPHMTIFDNVATVPRLLKWDEDRVRERANELIEVVGLDPSEYANRFPKELSGGQQQRVGVARALGGDPPVMLMDEPFGATDPITRVRLQDEFLDLQRRVQKTTVFVTHDIDEAIKMGTRIAILRQKSQIAQYGTPENILSAPADDFVADFIGGGKSLKRLNLATVRDAELTDWPTASVDDDRSTVLDRLRDSGHDTVLLLDNRNRPQRWVRRHELENGGGSLQDLGVPAEALVQPDTTLASALNEMLESRFGAAAVVNSDGVYEAAVDTSALVRAIGQMQEAAESSS, from the coding sequence ATGAGCACGACCGAGGCACAGGAGCACAGCGGGCAGCCACGGGACGACGAGGCCGGCGAGGAGCTGATCCGTCTCGAGGAGCTCGGCAAGCAGTACCCGGACGGCACGGTCGCCGTCGAAGGGCTGTCGATGAGCATCCCGAGAGGGGACACGGTCGTGCTCGTCGGCCCCTCCGGCTGCGGCAAGACCACGACGCTGAAGATGATCAACCGCATCATCGAGCCCACGTCCGGTCGCATCTTCTTCGAGGGGGAGGACGTCACCCAGGCCGACCCCGACGACCTGCGCCGGCGCATGGGCTACGTCATCCAGCAGATCGGGCTGTTCCCCCATATGACGATCTTCGACAACGTGGCCACGGTGCCCCGCCTGCTCAAGTGGGACGAGGACAGGGTCCGCGAGCGCGCCAACGAGCTCATCGAGGTCGTGGGGCTCGACCCCTCCGAGTACGCTAATCGCTTCCCCAAGGAGCTGTCCGGCGGTCAGCAGCAGCGCGTCGGGGTGGCGCGGGCGCTCGGCGGCGACCCCCCCGTCATGCTCATGGACGAGCCCTTCGGCGCGACCGACCCGATCACCCGCGTGCGGCTGCAGGACGAGTTCCTGGACCTGCAACGCCGAGTCCAGAAGACCACGGTGTTCGTCACGCACGACATCGATGAGGCGATCAAGATGGGCACCCGCATCGCGATCCTGCGCCAGAAGTCGCAGATCGCGCAGTACGGCACTCCGGAGAACATCCTGTCCGCCCCGGCGGACGACTTCGTGGCCGACTTCATCGGCGGCGGCAAGTCGCTCAAGCGGCTGAACCTGGCGACGGTCCGCGACGCCGAGCTGACCGACTGGCCGACCGCCTCTGTCGACGACGACCGCTCGACCGTCCTCGACCGGCTGCGCGACTCCGGGCACGACACGGTGCTGCTGCTCGACAACCGCAACCGGCCGCAGCGCTGGGTGCGCCGGCACGAGCTCGAGAACGGCGGCGGGTCCCTCCAGGACCTCGGCGTCCCCGCCGAGGCGCTCGTGCAGCCGGACACGACACTGGCCAGCGCCTTGAACGAGATGCTGGAGTCGCGGTTCGGGGCGGCCGCGGTCGTCAACAGCGACGGTGTGTACGAGGCGGCCGTCGACACGTCCGCTCTGGTCAGGGCGATCGGGCAGATGCAGGAGGCCGCGGAGTCCTCGTCGTGA